The following are encoded in a window of Scophthalmus maximus strain ysfricsl-2021 chromosome 6, ASM2237912v1, whole genome shotgun sequence genomic DNA:
- the LOC118308728 gene encoding copine-1 isoform X3: MADCVTKVELCVSCSNLLDKDVGSKSDPLCVLQVCTGGDSWTEVGRTERLKNSSSPSFSQRLKVDYHFETVQNLRLGVYDIDNSSADLGDDDYLGGVELTLGQIVSSKSVTRPLQLKKGKPAGKGTITVTAEEIKDNRAIQLELEAKNLDKKDMFGKSDPFLEIFKKGDDGKWQLVHRTEVVKNNLNPCWKKFCVPLQTFCCSDLDRPLKVDCSDHDADGSHDLIGSFTTKVSELQKAAHGSPVEFDCVNPEKQKKKKSYKNSGVVSVKNCKLITQHTFLDYVMGGCQINFTVGIDFTGSNGDPRSPNSLHYMSPDGLNQYLSALWSVGQVVQDYDTDKLFPAFGFGAKLPPDYQAANHEFALNFNPTNPYCQGIEGIIEAYRMVMPQLRLSGPTNFSPLINHVASIATGGAQANSASQYFVLLILTDGEITDFDQTRDAIVRASRLPLSIIIVGVGPADFKAMELLDGDDGVLRSTVGEAVARDIVQFVPYRQFKDAPRAALAQSVLAEVPNQLVSYFKMRGFEPPTPKAAPKPETPANKS; this comes from the exons ATGGCGGACTGTGTGACGAAGGTGGAGCTCTGCGTCTCCTGCTCCAATTTGCTGGATAAAGATGTCGGCTCGAAGTCGGATCCCCTGTGCGTGCTGCAGGTGTGCACGGGAGGAGACAGCTGGACTGAG GTTGGTCGAACGGAGCGGCTGAAGAACTCCTCCAGTCCGTCCTTCAGTCAGCGTCTCAAAGTGGATTATCACTTTGAGACGGTTCAGAATCTGAGGCTGGGCGTCTACGACATCGACAACTCCAGCGCTGACCTGGGCGACGACGACTACCTGGGAGGCGTGGAGCTCACGCTGGGACAG ataGTTTCCAGTAAATCTGTGACCAGACCTCTGCAGCTGAAGAAAGGCAAACCGGCGGGGAAAGGAACCAtcact GTCACAGCGGAGGAGATAAAAGACAACAGAGCCATTCAGTTGGAGCTGGAGGCTAAAAACCTGGACAAGAAG GACATGTTCGGGAAGTCTGATCCGTTCCtggagatttttaaaaaaggtgatgATGGGAAGTGGCAACTAGTCCATAGaacagag gTGGTGAAGAACAATCTGAATCCCTGCTGGAAGAAGTTCTGCGTTCCTCTGCAGACGTTCTGCTGCAGCGACCTCGACAGACCGCTGAAG GTGGATTGCTCCGATCATGACGCTGATGGATCTCATGATCTGATCGGTTCTTTCACCACTAAAGTCTCGGAGCTGCAGAAAGCTGCACACGGTTCACCG GTGGAATTTGACTGCGTCAACccagagaaacagaagaagaagaagagctacAAGAACTCCGGAGTCGTGTCTGTGAAGAACTGCAAG CTGATAACTCAGCACACGTTCCTTGACTACGTGATGGGCGGCTGCCAGATCAACTTCACC GTGGGGATCGACTTCACCGGCTCCAACGGGGATCCTCGCTCGCCCAACTCCCTCCACTACATGAGTCCAGACGGACTGAACCAGTacctgtctgctctgtggtCCGTGGGTCAGGTGGTCCAGGACTACGACAC tGATAAACTTTTCCCGGCGTTCGGTTTTGGAGCCAAACTTCCTCCGGACTACCAG gCTGCAAACCACGAGTTTGCCCTCAACTTCAACCCAACTAATCCCTACTGCCAAG GTATTGAAGGGATCATTGAAGCCTACAGGATGGTGATGCCTCAGCTCAGACTGTCTGGACCCACAAACTTCTCTCCCCTCATCAACCACGTCGCCTCCATCGCCACCGGCGGCGCCCAGGCCAACAGCGCCTCc CAATACtttgtcctcctcatcctcaccgaCGGCGAGATCACCGACTTCGACCAGACCCGGGACGCCATCGTCCGGGCGTCGCGCCTTCCGCTGTCGATCATCATCGTGGGGGTGGGGCCGGCCGACTTCAAGGCCATGGAGCTTCTGGACGGAGATGACGGCGTGCTGAGGTCGACGGTCGGCGAGGCGGTCGCCAGGGACATTGTCCAGTTTGTCCCGTACAGACAGTTCAAAGAT GCTCCCAGGGCGGCTCTGGCTCAGTCCGTCCTTGCCGAAGTTCCCAACCAGCTCGtctcttattttaaaatgagagGCTTTGAACCACCTACACCAAAAGCTGCCCCCAAACCTGAGACCCCTGCCAACAAAAGCTAA
- the fer1l4 gene encoding fer-1-like protein 4 has translation MSISVNLRRISNLPGRSDRKVELCFRGFIQKTRVLQSENVAIFNENFRWPHYGKMIKDEVLSISVYNCSKVFSNRLLGKLVVSLQHVITSGRLLLREPLTDANYSLTDIYIELDIHYHPVEGSAGKWDGLDFLKAEDKDESALVIRNDGFDDPESQNTLIRPDQLEREVRRLGRSLLGTGDEDDDCDDDYDEDLMDLEASNITVTPLLSRCRPLSRSVVAATPRVQSFQVNVNILEAQKLVGVNISPAVFIRVGDQKRHTATQKSTNCPFYNENFQFEFQEAPQILFDKVIEIKVFHRRTLAFLMTHIGTFKIDISTVYNQPDHRFYQKWAPLTDPADTRSGIKGYVKASLSVLMKGDAMSMASLLPTSTSGASEDIEKNLLLPRGMASERPWARFRVRIYRAEGLPTMDSGLMAKMSKVTDRTVFIDPYVQVTFAGQQGETTVASVTSCPVWNEEINFIEQFPPLAQRIRVQILDDAKMGDIALATHFLDLQQISDPTRNGFNPTCGPCWVNLYGSPQNSTLGDVHQALNQGLGEGIFYRGRILLALSVEVYTSPSGVTADIGTAALGKVKGTLGKLGLRRKRSSKKKQNEASIAASGLVSESGDAGVEVPEVVAVETEEIHPLPEGFLGEREDFLLFASLFEFTMIDPSVGTKPLTFELSIGNYGKVVSVRRSKKSQSREELRRSREELRSSRENLNEDEQGLLESEEELDREEVLSLEPENRSVSVAMKPQPTEYDRSYQCLPLQPPSLKQKPCLFVWSQFEDHSFRLHQANWLSKMADRLEIGLDEVERLLRRPRSNAKERLVEVLLEMVASCKQFNIFAERRSQSRPNNLDRCRKEFIKKNLVLLARQAVRAKRRITRRTAKQRLMDARKLLKKLRLLAKEPQNTIPDAFLWLLSGSKRLAYVRIPAHSIFFSLVEEQKGRDCGQVTTLYMKSPGSSASEIFAKLEVYLWLGLAKYSKVATNSLPEEFLPVYEEEEEELRRLVPAGKRTLPVSLSCQDSRFFQLRCHLYQGRGLMAADDNGLSDPFAKVLFSTQCQVTRMLSDTLSPAWCECLLFDQVLLEGTREELERDPPLIIINIFDYDSMGSPKPLGRAFAEPEFKPVEQFYKKPSLRFFDINLGRAPAGELLAAFELIELDYSGLGEPCLPSSVDPQELTYVEEQKYYAIPEGVRPVLKTFRIEVLFWGLRELKRVQLFEVERPLVRVECAGRQLESEEIESYKVHPNFKELVRYIDVELPEQAYLHPPLTLFVVEHRAFGRLALVGSHVVQSLMYYAPPELGGREEEEEEEPKQKASVVRKNTAKVNSLTSVKKMGLSTLSIKQSKIPMNTIKLYPLKKLMKKKEELEEEMPEKEELDWWSKYYASLDEMERKAAKEEEESEEQADTDGANLTMANIEEEEEDETVVIEIEPPKRKAIATLKMYGGDLESEFSQFQDWLQIFPLYKGRSCAEDEEDDDEERVMGKYKGSFLVYPINAEDTEDTKCQITEGIPKNSPIKVLVRVYVVKATSLAPTDPNGKADPYLVIKVGQQSLDTKDRYIPKQLNPTFGEVFELTVSFPLETELAVTVMDHDLVGSDDVIGETRVDLENRFYSRHRACCGLALHYDTDGYNMWRDAKKPTTILAELCRENSIPSPEYRATEVKVLNKIFKIPPDAVPEALLKKNQPSPEENAEMEEHAALSVLQRWGEMREFLPGALPLVAEHVEIRSLLNQDKPGLPQGYLHMWVDMFPNDVPAPPPVDIKPRLPEQYELRVIIWNTDDVFLDDVNPFTGDPSSDIYVKGWIKGLEGNKQETDVHFNSLTGEGNFNWRFLFRFDYLPTEKEVVYKKKESFFSLEESEFRQPAVLTLQVWDYDRIAANDFLGSIELRLNDMVRPAKSSAQCSIDMAKDRASPRFSILRAKKMKGWWPLTRLKTAEDFEREEKEKEEEARNKKKKKKDKKSKDRRKKLKQEHIQFTDSSGNTFLLMGKVEAELQLVTLEQAEANPVGRARKEPEPLDKPNRPTTSFNWFVNPMKTFIFLIWRKFKKFIIAVVILAILAVFLALLVYTLPQQISALIVNG, from the exons ATGTCCATCAGCGTGAATCTGAGGAGGATCTCCAACCTGCCGGGACGCTCCGACAGAAAAGTGGAACTCTGTTTCCGAG gtTTCATCCAGAAGACCAGAGTCCTGCAGAGTGAGAACGTGGCCATCTTCAACGAG aATTTCCGTTGGCCTCATTATGGTAAAATGATCAAAGATGAAGTTTTGTCCATCAGTGTTTACAACTGCAGTAAAGTCTTCTCCAACag actgcTCGGTAAGCTCGTCGTCAGTCTCCAGCATGTCATTACCTCGGGGAGGCTGTTGCTACGGGAACCGCTCACCGATGCCAATTACAGCCTGACTGAT ATCTATATAGAGCTGGATATTCACTATCATCCAGTCGAGGGATCTGCAGGAAAGTGGGACGGACTCGACTTCCTGAAGGCCGAAGACAAAGATGA ATCAGCTCTGGTCATCAGGAATGATGGATTTGATGACCCAGAGAG TCAGAACACTTTAATTCGCCCGGATCAGCTGGAGCGGGAGGTTCGCCGTCTGGGGCGAAGCCTGCTCGGGACTGGCGATGAAGACGACGACTGCGACGATGATTATGATGAAGACCTGATGGACCTGGAGGCGTCCAACATTACCGTCACTCCTCTGCTGAG tcGGTGCAGGCCGCTGTCCAGAAGCGTTGTTGCCGCGACACCCAGAGTGCAGAGCTTCCAG gtgaatgTAAACATCCTGGAGGCTCAGAAGCTGGTCGGCGTGAACATCAGTCCTGCAGTTTTCATCAGGGTTGGAGATCAGAAAAGACACACAGCGACGCAGAAATCCACCAACTGCCCCTTCTACAATGAG aACTTCCAGTTTGAGTTTCAGGAGGCTCCACAGATCCTCTTTGACAAAGTCATAGAGATTAAG GTGTTCCACAGGCGGACTCTGGCCTTCCTGATGACCCACATTGGGACATTTAAGATTGACATCTCCACCGTTTACAACCAGCCAG ACCACCGCTTCTACCAGAAGTGGGCTCCTCTCACTGACCCGGCAGACACCAGGTCAGGGATCAAGGGTTACGTCAAGGCCAGCCTCAGTGTGCTGATGAAGGGAGACGCCATGAGCATGGCGAGTCTGCTACCGACCTCCACGTCTGGAGCCAGCGAGGACATAGAAAA GAACCTGCTGCTTCCTCGTGGTATGGCCTCCGAGCGTCCGTGGGCTCGTTTCCGTGTCCGTATCTACAGGGCCGAGGGTTTGCCCACCATGGACTCGGGTCTAATGGCCAagatgtcaaaggtcactgaCCGGACAGTCTTCATTGACCCTTACGTACAAGTGACCTTTGCAGGACAACAG GGGGAGACAACGGTCGCCAGTGTCACCAGCTGTCCAGTTTGGAACGAGGAGATCAACTTCATTGAACagtttcctcctctggctcaACGAATCAGAGTCCAAATCCTTGATGATGCCAAGATGGGAGACATCGCCCTGGCAACACACTTTCTGGATCTGCAGCAGATTTCTGACCCCACCAGGAATG GCTTCAACCCTACCTGTGGTCCCTGTTGGGTCAACCTGTATGGTTCTCCGCAGAACTCCACCCTCGGAGACGTCCACCAG GCTTTGAACCAGGGTCTTGGTGAAGGAATCTTTTATCGTGGTCGAATCCTCCTAGCCCTCTCCGTGGAGGTTTACACATCGCCATCCGGTGTCACAGCAGATATAGGCACAGCCGCTCTGGGAAAG GTGAAGGGAACACTGGGGAAGCTGggactgaggaggaagaggagcagcaagAAGAAGCAAAATGAAG CATCCATAGCTGCCAGTGGACTGGTCAGTGAGTCTGGGGACGCAGGAGTTGAGGTGCCAGAGGTTGTTGCCGTGGAGACTGAGGAAATCCACCCACTCCCTGAG GGTTTCCTGGGGGAGCGGGAGGACTTCCTGCTGTTCGCGTCTCTGTTTGAATTCACTATGATAGACCCGTCTGTAGGGACCAAACCATTGACCTTTGAACTCTCTATAG GGAATTATGGGAAAGTGGTATCGGTGAGGCGATCCAAGAAGAGCCAGagcagggaggagctgaggaggagcagagaggagctgaggagtAGCAGGGAGAATCTGAATGAGGACGAGCAGGGTCTgctggagtcagaggaggagctggacagagaggaggtgcTGAGTCTCGAACCTGAGAACAGATCAGTGTCCGTTGCCATGAAACCCCAGCCCACAGAGTACGACAG ATCATACCAGTGTCTTCCCCTCCAGCCCCCCTCTTTGAAACAGAAgccctgtctgtttgtgtggagTCAGTTTGAAGATCACAGCTTTCGTCTCCATCAGGCAAACTGGCTCAGCAAGATGGCCGACAGACTG GAGATTGGTCTTGATGAGGTTGAACGACTCCTGAGGAGGCCGAGGAGTAATGCGAAGGAGCGTTTGGTGGAGGTGTTGCTGGAGATGGTTGCCTCCTGCAA acagtttaatatttttgcaGAAAGGAGGTCTCAGTCCCGTCCCAACAACCTGGACCGATGTAGGAAGGAGTTTATCAAGAAGAATTTG GTCCTGCTGGCCAGACAGGCAGTCAGGGCCAAGCGGAGGATCACTAGGCGGACGGCCAAACAGCGGTTGATGGATGCCAGGAAACTCCTGAAGAAACTCCGCCTTCTGGCTAAAGAG CCCCAGAATACCATCCCTGATGCGTTTCTATGGTTACTGAGTGGAAGCAAGCGATTGGCTTATGTCAGGATCCCCGCCCACTCCATATTTTTCTCGTtggtggaggagcagaagggGCGGGACTGTGGCCAAGTCACCACCTTGTATATGAAG TCTCCGGGAAGTTCAGCCAGCGAGATCTTTGCGAAGCTTGAGGTCTACCTGTGGCTCGGTCTGGCCAAGTACAGCAAAGTGGCCACCAACAGCTTGCCGGAAGAGTTCCTGCCAGTctacgaggaggaggaggaggagctgaggaggcttGTCCCCGCTGGGAAGAGGACGCTTCCTGTGAGTCTGTCCTGCCAGG ACAGCAGGTTCTTCCAGCTACGATGTCACCTCTACCAGGGCCGTGGCCTGATGGCAGCTGACGACAACGGCCTGTCAGATCCCTTTGCCAAGGTCCTTTTCTCTACCCAGTGCCAGGTCACCAGG atgttGTCTGACACGCTCTCTCCAGCCTGGTGTGAGTGTTTGTTGTTCGACCAAGTCTTGCTGGAGGGAACGAGGGAGGAACTCGAACGAGACCCACCCCTCATCATCATTAACATCTTTGACTACGACTCGATG gGCAGTCCGAAGCCACTGGGTCGGGCGTTTGCCGAGCCGGAGTTTAAACCTGTTGAGCAGTTCTACAAGAAGCCCAGCCTCCGCTTCTTTGACATCAACCTTGGTAGGGCCCCTGCCGGCGAGCTGTTGGCTGCCTTCGAACTCATCGAGCTGGACTACTCTGGGCTTGGAGAG CCCTGCCTCCCCAGCAGCGTGGACCCTCAGGAATTGACCTACGTGGAGGAGCAGAAATATTACGCCATCCCAGAAGGAGTCCGACCTGTTCTGAAGACCTTCAGGATCGAG gtgctgTTCTGGGGTCTGAGGGAGTTGAAGCGGGTGCAGCTCTTTGAGGTGGAGCGCCCCCTGGTGAGGGTGGAGTGTGCAGGACGACAGCTGGAGTCTGAAGAGATCGAGAGCTACAAGGTTCACCCCAACTTCAAAGAGCTGGTCCGCTACATTGACGTG GAGCTGCCGGAGCAGGCCTACCTCCACCCTCCTCTGACACTGTTTGTGGTGGAACATCGAGCCTTCGGTCGACTCGCTCTGGTCGGGTCCCACGTGGTTCAGAGTCTCATGTACTACGCCCCGCCTGAGCTCgggggcagggaggaggaggaagaggaggagcctaAACAAAAAG cTTCTGTAGTGCGGAAGAATACAGCGAAGGTCAACTCTCTGACGTCGGTCAAGAAGATGGGACTCAGCaccctgtcaatcaaacagtcaAAGATTCCCATGAACACCATCAAGCTG TATCCTCTGAAGAAGCTgatgaagaaaaaggaggagctggaggaggagatgccgGAGAAGGAGGAGTTGGACTGGTGGTCGAAGTACTACGCTTCACTggatgagatggagagaaag GCTgctaaagaggaggaggagtcggagGAACAAGCAGATACAG ATGGAGCGAATCTGACCATGGCGAACAtcgaagaggaggaagaggatgaaactGTGGTGATTGAGATCGAACCTCCAAAACGCAAGGCGATCGCCACATTGAAG atGTATGGAGGCGACCTGGAGTCGGAGTTCAGTCAGTTTCAGGACTGGCTGCAGATCTTCCCGCTGTATAAAGGCCGGTCGTGcgctgaagacgaggaggatgacgatgaggagAGAGTAATGGGAAAATACAAG ggcTCCTTCCTGGTTTATCCGATCAATGCAGAGGACACGGAAGACACCAAGTGTCAGATCACAGAGGGAATCCCCAAAAATTCCCCCATCAAAGTCTTAGTCCGAGTCTACGTTGTCAAG GCCACCAGTCTGGCTCCCACCGACCCGAATGGTAAAGCTGACCCGTACCTGGTGATCAAAGTCGGACAGCAGAGTCTGGACACCAAAGATCGATACATCCCCAAACAGCTCAACCCCACGTTCGGAGA GGTGTTTGAACTCACCGTGTCCTTCCCACTGGAGACGGAGCTGGCCGTCACGGTGATGGACCACGATCTCGTGGGCTCCGACGACGTCATCGGCGAGACGCGGGTCGACCTGGAGAACCGGTTCTACAGCCGCCACAGAGCCTGCTGTGGTCTGGCTCTTCACTACGACAC cGACGGCTACAATATGTGGCGGGACGCTAAGAAGCCGACCACCATCTTGGCTGAGCTCTGCCGGGAGAACAGCATCCCGTCTCCGGAGTACAGAGCGACCGAGGTCAAAGTCCTCAACAAGATCTTCAAAATCCCACCGGATGCAGTACCCGAAG CTCTGCTGAAGAAGAACCAGCCGTCCCCAGAGGAGAAtgcagagatggaggagcaTGCGGCCCTGAGTGTGCTGCAGCGCTGGGGGGAGATGAGGGAGTTCCTCCCTGGTGCGCTCCCTCTGGTCGCGGAGCACGTGGAGATCCGCTCGCTGCTCAACCAGGACAAGCCTGGACTGCCGCAG GGTTACCTCCATATGTGGGTGGACATGTTCCCTAACGACGTcccggccccgccccctgtCGACATCAAGCCCCGCCTACCCGAACA GTACGAGCTCCGTGTTATCATCTGGAACACAGATGATGTTTTTCTGGACGATGTCAACCCGTTCACCGGCGACCCGTCGTCCGACATCTATGTCAAAGG ATGGATAAAGGGGctggagggaaacaaacaggagaCTGACGTCCACTTCAACTCTCTGACTGGAGAAGGAAACTTCAACTGGAGATTTCTTTTCCGCTTTGACTACCTTCCTACTgag aaagagGTGGTCTATAAGAAGAAGGAGTCCTTCTTCTCCCTGGAGGAGTCAGAGTTTCGACAGCCGGCTGTTCTGACGCTGCAGGTGTGGGACTACGACCGCATCGCAGCCAACGACTTCCTGG GCTCCATAGAGCTGCGTCTCAACGACATGGTGCGGCCTGCGAAGTCGTCCGCTCAGTGCTCCATTGACATGGCCAAGGACCGGGCGAGCCCCCGGTTCTCCATCCTGCGCGCCAAGAAGATGAAGGGCTGGTGGCCGCTGACGCGCCTGAAGACGGCCGAGGACTtcgagagggaggagaaggagaaggaggaggaggccaggaacaagaagaagaagaagaaggacaagaagagCAAGGACCGGAGGAAAAAGCTGAAACAGGAGCACATCCAGTTCACCGACAGCAGCGGCAACACTTTCCTGTTGATG gggaagGTCGAGGCAGAGCTACAGCTGGTGACATTGGAGCAGGCGGAAGCTAATCCTGTGGGACGGGCCCGCAAGGAGCCGGAGCCTCTGGACAAACCaaa CCGACCCACCACCAGCTTCAACTGGTTCGTCAACCCAATGAAgaccttcatcttcctcatctgGAGGAAGTTCAAGAAGTTCATCATCGCCGTGGTCATCCTCGCCATCCTCGCCGtcttcctcgccctcctcgTCTACACGCTGCCGCAGCAAATCTCCGCGCTCATCGTCAACGGATGA